GCAAACCACTGTAGAATGGTTTCTGTACTATGATCATCATTGTGGTATTTCATTGCCATCTAAGATGTAGTTTTGCCCGTATCCAATTGGTTATATGCACCATGTTAGTGGTATCATGGCACATTTCAAGCATGGTTCATTTTGTAATCTAAATAAAAGTAAGAAGAATATATTTGATCCGAAAGTTGTgcaggttgtttttgtttgtttgttttgttaagtttAAGCACTTTCTCGAAGTTGAGTAACAGTTTGATCTTTTAATGTAAACATACATACATCTGTTACGATGAAGAAAAATCATAGCTATTCCTCAGTCCATAGAACAGCCATCACCCTCTCTCTTGTGTTTATGATTTTAATTAAGTATAATTGGTGGAAAACTAGCTTGGTTGACAAACTGGTGGGATGTATTATTCCTGGCTTTATTTATTGGCTCCTGCATGTAATCTGTTTCCTTTCTATCTAAGATTCCCTGGAACAGATCCTCACCTTGTGTAAATTGTCATCGCTCACATGAAGCTAATGGAGCTATGAAAATGGACCCCAGTTGAGGTTCTGGCCCCCCATTCTTTAGGGGCAGCTATCCCACGACCTTTCACTACAAAAGGGTTAAACTTAAGTCTAAGAATGGCTTGAGCTATTTTATTGATCAGCTTACTAACAACTTTAAGATTCTTTAGtgtatgtttttcttttccagatgaaATGTGGGAACTGCGGTGAGATTTCTGAAAAATGGCAATACCTGCAATTAATGGTAAGCTGTCAAACTGCAAGGTgtgcattaaaaacaaagaaaccaaaaaatgCAGTGCATATTATGTagaattgactttaatggaaatgGGGAATATGCTAGTTTAAATGCTGTATAAAGCAGCCTTTGAATAATTATCTACATCGGAGGTGCTGTCAGACTTTGTTtgcaaagtattttgagatccttTAATGAAATGTGCTATAAGAATGGTTGGTGGCAGTGCTTATTCTTTTAAGTCTTTCTTGAAAAGCCTCCCCTCATTAAAGCCAGTAAGTTTCCATAGCCAAGCAAATGGATTTGAAGTGGTATTACAATAGGGTTTTGCCAGTAGTACATTTCCTCTTTGCTAATGATAAAACAACTTTTATGGAAGTTTAGATAAcctgagggggggaaggggaataatGATGATAAATTAATTTATGCAAGGTACTGGTGTTATTTATAGCATTTCTGTCATGCACATCACTGTATCTGACTGCCTTATGACATTAATGAATTCAAATAGAGAAgtgttatccccactttacagatggggaaactgaggcagagaggtgacatgatttgcccaaagtaacacaggaagtctgtggtctCGTTTGGTATTAGAACCTCGGACTCTCATCctgaaccacaagaccattcttctcTGTCCTtgcaggccccagtcctgcaacttgTTGCATGTAGGGACAATAGTGTGCAGTATCAGGGCTCTAATCACACTGGTTGAAGGTTAAATAAATATCCTATGGAATGGATAGAATGTGGCTGTATTGTCAGGACACATTCTATatgtaatttattatttaaaatttagaATATAATGTACATTATTCCTTGATAACCATAGTATTGTGAATTATAAATATTCCTTGTCCCGAAAGAAACCTGTCTTCCCTTTACAATATATAAAATCATTGTTAGTTTGCCATTGTCCTTGTAAAAACTACTTTGTCGCTACAGAGGTTTTTGGCTGCTCaattaaaacatgaaaaaaacTGACACAAAGTGATGGCtccatttgtaatttttttaggACAGCGCTCCTCTTAAGGGAGGCAGAGGGAGTGCCACTATGGTGCAGAAATGCAAGCTGTGCTCCAGAGAGAATTCCATTGGTAGGCTCTTTCACATGATTTAAGGGATTCTgtcaacttgatttttttaaactaatttacgAAAACATTCTAAAAGAGCACCTTTTAAACAGTATGTCCTGAATTTCTGTTATAAGTAGCTTTTTAACAGTGGTTTTTAGGGTCTACTTTCCCCTGCACCAATATGTTTGTCCTCATGTTTGTGCATGAGACAGGAAATGCAGCTGACCATCAACAAAAGAATGAGACTGACTACACATGCAAATACAAAAAGTGTGTAAACACTGGAACAATAAAGACAATTAATTTGTGCCAACTTTAGTTTTAGTAACGGTAGGTGCTAAAACAATAGTATGTTCAAATTTTTCCAACAGAAACATGATTCTGAAGTTAATGGTGTCCCTTTTAAAATGCTTGCTTTTCTTCTATAAAGTTATTTGGAAACAAATTACTGTACTTTCCAGCACTATGTTTGAGTGTACATTTAAGATGTTAACCTTTTTGGGAAAAAATGGGATGCCAATTATTTTTAAGAGAAGAATGAAAAGTAACAGAAGTAGCTCAGAGTTTCCTGGGTAATTTCTGTACTTGCTAGacattttttctttcagttatCAAATTTTATCTTTTTGTTATTATTGTAGGGATTCACAGAGCAGAGAAGAAGGTCCATCTAGTCAGTGTCTGACCAGTGGTGGATGGTTCTTAAGGAAAGCCCCCCATAATGTCCATAAATAATCAGTATCTTACTATGGAAAGgaaagttgttgggtttttttctgcccTGCAGTTGGTGATCATCTACTCCCCAACATAACTATTTACTGCCATTGTAACTCTGGCCTACAGCTGTTCTTATTTATATGAGTGTTTTTAACCCTTTTTAGATTGTATTAATTTATTTGCCTCAGTATCATCCTATAGCAGAGAATTAAACAGATTGATTATCTATTACATTAATATATATTTCCATTTATCTTTTTAAagcctttttgcctttcactttCATTGTGTGGTCTCTCATACTTGTATTATGAGGGAAGGGTAAAAAGGAACACCTGACTCATcctttattatattttctgtgcCCTTTGCCTTCCCAACCAAAATAGTCCCATTCATTGTCTCTTAATCACTTAACTGTTTTCACAAAAATAAGGACTAATCCTGAGACCCTTATACTTGCACAAGTATACTTCAATGGAACTAGTTTTAGGAGTAAGAATTTCTGGACTGGGCCCCAAAAATCTAAAAGCCTGTCTGGTATTTGGAAaattaagagcatccacacaagtGTCTGTGTCAAGTGTTCATTTTCCTCTCAAGATATTAGAAACTAGTTTCATGCAAGGAGCTGCCAGCTGTTTGCATTGGCATGGTTCTTGGGATGTTAATATAAAGTTCTGCCCATTTCATAGCCATCccacattagatttttttcccccctgggaTTGAGCTGCGATGTTGTAAAGCTATATCCATGTAAATACTTACTGCAGTAACATGAAGGAAAAGAGAAATTGGTATTAAAAACGTGTCTGATATGAAAGGCACTTCCTGTGGAATAAATACAACAGTGATAAGCTAGTTAAAATACAGGAAGGTATTTACAAGGTCTGTGCTGCAGTGATTATCCCCCAAATCTACATTTATGGGAATTAGACACAAGTAATGGAATCCTGTGGGCTCAATCCTGTAAGTAATTTGCACTCAaccctcccattgactttggaagACCTGTATGAGCAACAGTTGTATGGTTGGAGCCTTAAAGCCATGTCACAAGAGTATGCATTGCTTTTTCTTCCTtaagaggaaaacaaaatagCAAAACAGGAGATGAAATTCTTGGTAGCCATGGCAAAAACAGGGTCTTAGATTTTGATGGAGTCCCCAGAAATGTTGGCCTTTTTTTGAATAAACAGTGTTTGGAGGGAGGGCTCTTGGGTTTGTGTTAAGGGCTGGAAAAtttgcaggttttttttattCTACCCCCTTCTCTTTTAGATATCTTAAGAGACACAATCAAGCCTTATAATGTAAGTTTATTTTCTCTATGATATTGCAAATGTAAGTGAAATAAGCATTAGTAATGTGATGTTAATTTATTACAAGGCTTCCCAATTTTTGCTATCATGTTCCTCCCAGAAGTACAGGGGAAAAAATATCCAGGTATCGCCTGATAGAGAAACACCGCAAATGGGATGCTGGATGCTACAAAAGTGAAGCTGTGCATTTGGGAAAGTATATTTTAAATAGTGTGGACAACGAGAGCCAATTAATAACTTGCTTTGCCCCTTCTGCTTCACTCAAATATCAGATCATCTGTTTAAATATTTCACAGTCAACATCAGGCACTGATGTCACATTCTAAGCGAATATGTACTAGTTTTACCCTGGTCTCGGAGAGCCTACCTTTGAAGGGCTCAGAGacttccccagaccagtctctAAGTTAAAGAAATTCTGGTTAGTTATTAACCATGTCAAATAATTCAAAGTTTTTGGTCCAGAGTTTGGTCATGCTGCTTCTAAAAATTTTACTGCATTTTATGCCTAGACTAAAAGGTGTTATTTCCCTTTCGTTAGGTAAAAACTAAATGCTATTCTGACTCAATCCTAGGCTGAAGACAGTGAGAAGTTTAAGACAGTAGTGGAGTTTGAGTGCCGAGGTCTTGAGCCAGTTGACTTTCAACCACAGGCAAGTTCTTATTAATGATTTATTTGACAGCTCTTAGGTGTCTTTTTCTGCTGAACTCTAGATTGATGCAGCACCCTCTCTTTTGAGAATTGCACTGCTCATTTTGGAACAATCTGTGACTCTCCAATAGTCTCCCCTCTCTGCAGTTGTCTTTCTTACCTCATCCTACTCACCTAATTAAATTTACTCACTCTTTGGAGCTGTGCCCCCTAAAGTACCTTGTAAGTCCACCTTCAGTGTAAGAGCACTGAAGATGTGAATTCATTTGGTGGATCTTTAGAGTAGGGCAataggaggaggagaggggtccTAAAGCAGTCACATCTTGGATTGCCTAATTAGGGGTCACTGGTGGGAAGAAGAGGTCTGGGTGGGCTACTGTACAGGGTATAGAGAGTTAACAAGCCTGATTTTTGGACACTGTTCAGTATTTGACTGCTGTGCTCAACCAAACTCTGAAGTTCATCCATCTCTACAAACATAGACGTGTATCCACAACAAAATGAGACTGAAAGGCAGAGCAAGACTTGCTGAAGGCATCAGTAGTCTCTTTTGCAAAACACAGCTGAAAATACTGAGTTAAAGGGTCTCTCTGAGCTGTAAACCGAGACAGGTAAGAGAGTTTCAGAAGGGATAGCTATGGATTTTGCTTGGCGGTAGTGAGACTTGGTGACTGGTGTGTTTGGTCCATCTGTGGGTTTGTCTGGCTGTTTGTTCTCTGTGTACAGGCTGTGTAGCTGGGCCCTGGGCCCCTGAGTAAGTAGCTGGAACAGGTCTGTTTGGTGTCTTGGTGAGGTGGAGTGGTTCTGACCCTTGGAACGTTGATCGGCCCAGTTGCTTGAAGTCTGAATTGGTTAATTGCTCCCTGATGGGGAGGGGCCGAGCTGAGCTAAGCAGAGAGATTTCGAGTCACTTGCTAGCAATGTTGAGAGCGACAGACTAAGGCAACTAACAGAAAAGTTtcagagggagctgtggggggggggatggggggaggagagctTTCCTTCCAGGATCAGCTCTATGTGCAATTTCAAGACAGCCAGTGATGTAACAGTGGTGGTGACCTGCAATAGATATACcatgttttctttcctgcctgaagccagaagggacttaCTGTGCACGAAGTGCAAGTTGATGGCTATATTGGAAGAAAAGATTCTTGAACTGGAAGGGCAAGTGGAGCTGCTACTGAGAATCAAAGAAGCTGATGAATTCCTAGACAGAGAGATTTGGGAAATATGAGTACCCCAGGTTCAAGGGAGAAAGAAGCTGACCACCAAGAAATTGGAGAAAGAAGTTTGAAAAGAGGCTTGGCAGCTCATCAGAGGCAAGGTGGCCATTCTACATGGCTGGAGACAGATGAGGATGGGCAGGCTGCGGCACCACAGAGCAGTGGACTGGAAGGAGTTCCACACAACGACTGcttaaaaaactgacctggtttagaaGGGAAGTAAAGGTAaccacaggaaaaaatatttaacaaatgggagaaaggggaagttgatagtaactAATATAAATCAAACTAGGAATTGTTGACAATTGATAAGGGATGCAGAGTGACACAAGGAGAAAATTGTAGCTAGGAGACtgaaggacaataaggagtttagGTATATTAGGGACAAAAAGATACTAACCATGACATTGGTCccttactagatggaaatggtagaattatcagtaataatgcaaaaaatacacaagtgttcaataaatatttctattctgtatggGGGGAAACAGATATAATATATGATGATGataactctttccattccactagtatctcaggaggatgtgaaataacagctactaaagttagactttttaaaacagcaggtccagataatgtgactccaagagttttaaaagagctggctgacgTGCTTGTCGGAtggttaatgttgattttttcaataagtcttggaaaaCTGGGCAAGatgcagaagactggaagaaagcttaATGTTGTACCgatattttaaaaggttaaatagAATGATCTGAATAATTGTAGGCCTGTCAATCTGATATGGTTCCCGGATAAgctaatggagcagctgatacaggactctattaataaagaattaaaggagggtaatataacaAATGGCGAtttgagtttatggaaaatagatcctgtcaaactaacttgatatctcgTTTTTtataatgagattacaagtttggttcatAATGGTACTAGTGTTGATGCAATATACTTGGACAGACtcctgtaaggtgtttgacttggtaccccACAACATTTTGAGAACTAGAAcagaaaattaacatggcacatagtTAGTTTTAATCAATTTAATAACAGATAGGTCTcacaatgtaattgtaaatggggaatcatgaTTGAGCAGGTGTTTCTAGTGGGTACcatagggattggttcttggccctgtgctatttaacaatTTTCAGTGACCtaggagaaaacaaaatcatcactgataaagtttgcagatgacccaaaaatggtgtaaataatgaaaaagacaggtcactgatacagattGATcaggatcacttggtaaactgggcacaagcaaacaatatgcattttaatatggtttaAATGTTATATgcctaagaacaaagaatgtaggccatatttgcAGGATGGGgtctctatcttgggaagcagtgattctgaaaaagatttggggatcagcTGTGGTCAAAAGGTCTAATGTGCTCTTTGAATGCACAAaagaggaatctcaagtagatgtagagaggttattttactatttttggcactgatgcaagcactgctggaatactgtgtccagttctggtgtccacagttcaggaaggatgttgataaattggagagggttcagaaaagtcACAGGAATGAATAAAGGATTGGGAAACATGCCTTTTTAATTAGATTCCAAgagttcaatctgtttagcttaacctTCACtttgaggggtgacttgatctGTAACTACCTatgtggggaataaatatttgataattggctcttcaatctagcagagaaaagtataacatagTCCAAAGgcttggaagttgaagctagataaattcagagtggaaacaaagcatacatttttaagtgatggtaattaactgttggaacaatttacgaagggttgtggtagattttTCCATCACTGatccttttaaaataatgattgtattgttttctaaaatatatgctctaggaattattttggggaagtgtgATAGTGTGTATTATACAGGTCaaagtagatgatcataatggtcccttcaggccttggaatctacagTTCTCCTCCTGCTGTCAGCTATTGGTTTGCTTGTGTCTGGTCATGGTCTACATAAGCTAACTCCCTGCTATATATAACATATTATTCCAGTAGGATTAGGAGTAAATTGCGTAGACTGACCAATAAAAACCTGTGCTTTATCCTTCCTGCAGTGACATTGTACTAAATTTATTATTGTTCTGGGTCATTTTCTAATATGTGGGAGGGGAAAATTCAAGTCTGAGTTCTGTTATAAACAGCAGTGCAATAGAATAGgtcataaaaatgtaaaattatttttaataaatataattaaaacttACTGAAGTTGATGAGGATTGTTATTTCCATTGATATTtgtctgtctccccatacagtCACCAGAATTCTCACTACAGTCTTAAAGGGGAAAATACCCTTTAGGTCCCTCcatgacaaaaagaaaatctttccccttggaaaatcccagggatgtattgtttttgttttgttttgtttttttaccaagTGGGGAAAAATCTAATTAAGATGCTTGTACGTTTCTTACTTGGTAAGAAGTCTCTTAGTTTTAACTTACAATTATGCTTTTCATTTAAGGTTCCTGAGCTGATGTGTCTATCAAAAATGCCAATATATGCCTCTTTACCTGTATTAGTTCTGTATGGTCACCCCCCCCCGCAGAAGTATTATCCTCCAGATGAAAAACAGATGCATCTTTACAAAGTTTCTTTTCATCCAACTGTAGCTCCCTTGCTTTGTGACAGAAATGACACTTTATAGTGGTAAGCAGAATAACTGCATGATTCACTATGTTGAAAAGTTGGGTGATAAGAATTCCTGTTTTGTTTGTAAGGTGTGTTCTAAGCTTCAGCTACTGTTGCTCCTTAGCCAGTCAGCAGAGGgcagacaagtcacttaattacTCAGCGCCGTTTAGCAGAGATTAAATTAGAGTATCAACTGTGATGCCACAAACTGTAAGGCATCCTGTGGGTATTCTgtgccaaaacattaaaaattctgtacacgatattttaaaattctgcaagttatatttgtcaataaataaatgcagaggctccagcgtGGCAGGGGGGAGCACAAGCCACTGGCTGCACGAAGGtgagagatcaccctgcagctcccccactcccaggaCACGGACTCCGTGGTGATGCTGCACCTGACCCTAACACAGCACAAGgcatgggcctgccccagaaacaccctggggccctgcgccggggcaggcaggctcaaccaggcaggagcCAAGTGTGGAGGGATGgtggtgtggggtgagaggattctgtgtgggacaatctgggtgcaggcagctttgggtggggggggagtccTAGATGTGGAGGAGCCTGGATGCACAGAGGTTTGTTGGGGGGGTTTCCAGGTACAggggtaatgggactctgcaggggcttccaggtgaagagggttggggctcagcggagggtctgggtgctgggggagtgaggCTTGGTGGCGTGGGGGCCTGCATGCAGCTAGTTGGAagtcagtggcatgggggtctggatgtggaggtttggggtgctggggctCTTCAGgatgggggtttgagtgcagggagttcagtggggggtggtctgggtacagggctgggggtccagaggaaggggatctgggtgcaggggggctccagaggcaggggttgaggttcagtggggtggggtttgggtatggagggctaggggtTCTGGATGTactgggtgaggcttggcaggggtgtctgggtatgggagacACAGGGGTTAGgtagatgggggagcagctccctgtatagtaatctcttccccccacagctgaggagcgatgggggcaggaagcaggggaggattctgagcttcctgcagctgggggaggttcctggggGAGGGTCTGATACAGTCCCAGGCACTGCGTGCAGGGGAAGAAGTCGtcctgtcctctcctgcctccagcacagcCGGGACTAGCATGGCTGGGGTGTCCACAGCCCTAGGGTGATCTATCTCTCCGCCGGCTCCAGGTGCCTTAAACTATGTATGTGCACTGAAAGGGAgtggtgcatgactgctcttgcagcttcccttgcttccctgtcagaaagtcatttttatgCAGGGAAGCGAAGAAATCTGTGGGGCGCATGAATTCCGTGcatgcacagtggcgcagaattcccccaggagtaagttCTGCTGGAATTACAACAGCCTGTCACATGGTTTAATGTTCCATGGATCTCTGTTAAATGTGTACTGGGTGATGTTGGCTCTGCATCCCTTCCACTTTCATTCTTTGCTCTGTTGCAGTTCTGTAGTGTGGCCGATGGAGATGCATCTTCTCTTTGTACTGCTTTCTTCCCCCCGCCTGCCTTCCCCCATGGGCTTGTGATTCTGCTCATGTAAAGGCTGCACTCCCATTGACATTTGTCACGCATTGTGGGATGTGTATGACTAAATTCTTAGTTTTCGCAGAtcccaaaacactttaaaatttaTGGCCAGAGAGCACATTCCTTGTACACTCAATCTTCTCATAGTAGCTAGTGGGGATTTATGTCTACAAGGAATCCAAAAGCAAGTTCCATATGCGTTTGTTTGCAaaaccaggaaagaattttccttaTACCATAGCCAGTTGTTCGTTTacttggttaaaaataaaaagaatccaagtAGCTCACAGGAAGGCTTCTTACATTGACCATCCTTTAATTTCTGTCATTGTTCTTAAATTCTTGAGGAATTTTGTTGACCCAACAAAACATTAATCTGTAATTTAAATACCAATTTTTTTAACCCCAACTGTGAACCCTAAAATGTGAGCATGTTCTGAACCTTCTTTGGAAATGCATCCATTGCTTTATGTGCTGGATCCCAGAACTGCACCACCTTGGTTGATCTCTTTATTCCCTAGTAATTTCCTTTAGTGTCATtgtttggggaggaggagtggcGAGACTGCCTGAGCAGTGGCACACTCATCCATTCACCCGTGGAGACTTAAGTGTCGTTATCTCAGGTCAGTTTCTGCTAGAAAGGGTAGGTTATGCAGACAAAACAGTGCAGATCTCACTCTGAAATTGTGCTGCTTGGATGGAGTAATCTGGTTACAGTTAAAATCTAGCTGATTCTCCTCCTCGTGGTAGTTTGCTTGACTCCTCCATACCTCAATGAACTACACGGGGTGATGATAGTTACAAACACTTGGCCCCTTTTGCCAGAGATGTCTGGGTTCTCATGCTGTTTAAACCAAAACTGAAGACTtgtcttttttcctctcttgctTTCCATTGTTATCTTGCTATTAAACTGGAGTACACTGTTTCTAAAATGCCTTGAAATATCTTGGTGACAATTTTAATCTAATGCATTCACTGCTAACAGACATACTGGATACACTTAGAAACCTGTGAAGCCCTAGagatttttttgggaaaaaataatttgcagGAAAAACAGGTGTGTTCTGGAAAACTGATGTTTCCTTGCTTTACAATATTACTTGTATAGTTTTAGTAATGTTCCTATAGCTAGTAGATACAACCACACTACAGCCATTTTATCCTTTTGGAATTGAacatatgtaaaaataaaacttgGGCATGAACAGTCAGGCTTAAACTCTCCTTGATTATTAAACAGAGGGTCATACCCTATATTGAAACCATAGGTCACATAATAGTTTGGCCACTCTTTATACCCACTTGTAAGACAGCTAGCTCCACTAAAATAAATACTTGTACGGGATAACCTGGTTTGTTGAactattttaaacatatttaactTATTACAACTCATACCTAAGTTATTTTAATTCTTGTTTTGTAGGCTGGGTTTGCTGCTGAAGGTGCAGAGTCTGGCACACCTTTTAGTGAAATAAACTTGCTGGAAAAGGTACAACTTCTttttcctcagtttccctagccCCAGAAATAGCAATCACCCATTTAAAGTATGGCTTTCTGTGCtttagaggggtgtgtgtgcacaaatCTTAAGTGGAGGAGGAAACAACCTTCAAACATGAGTGCTCAGCATTAGTGTGCACCTCAGGGTGCTTATTTGGAAGTGTCTAAGCATGGACATCTTCAGTATTTTGAATAGTCATGGTATAATTGCAGCTTGCTCTTGAAAAAATGTGGGGGACCCCCAAATCATGGACTCTTGATCAACTGGGAGATTTTTATTAGGGGGGCACTGGTTTTCTTTTGCTCTGAAACTATTGGGGCAACTCCTGAGAACTCGTCCAGGTGTTGAATAGTGATGTGCAGTCTCCTTTAAAGCTCAGCATAAGACTCTTTGGGCCTGTGTGCACAGAGACTTAGGGCACAGCAGGCTGGGTGTGAACTACAGATACTAG
This window of the Eretmochelys imbricata isolate rEreImb1 chromosome 8, rEreImb1.hap1, whole genome shotgun sequence genome carries:
- the CZIB gene encoding CXXC motif containing zinc binding protein isoform X2 is translated as MGKIGLQLKATLENITNLRPVGEDFRWYLKMKCGNCGEISEKWQYLQLMDSAPLKGGRGSATMVQKCKLCSRENSIDILRDTIKPYNAEDSEKFKTVVEFECRGLEPVDFQPQTCIHNKMRLKGRARLAEGISSLFCKTQLKILS
- the CZIB gene encoding CXXC motif containing zinc binding protein isoform X1 — its product is MGKIGLQLKATLENITNLRPVGEDFRWYLKMKCGNCGEISEKWQYLQLMDSAPLKGGRGSATMVQKCKLCSRENSIDILRDTIKPYNAEDSEKFKTVVEFECRGLEPVDFQPQAGFAAEGAESGTPFSEINLLEKDWNDYDEKIKESVGIYEVTHKFIKC